The sequence GGTCCTTGGACTGTGTTGTCAGTTTGAACAGGCTCAGCAGTTGGAGAGAAAGATGATTGTTCAGTGGTTGGAGCTTTAGTTGCTGTGTGGTAAAAAATACAATCGTATTATGACTGGTGTACCAGAGAGACACAGGGTAGACTGAACTATAACAAGATATTGTTGCTAAGCTACAGTATGACCTTCTTGTCTAGCTTATTTAATTTACCCCAACATGTGGATTTTAACTTAGTATTAGCACTGCTGAGTTCAAACCAATGGTAGGACCACTAAATATTCCCAAAAGCTTTAAATCAGGTTACTATCAATTTGTTTTAGATGATCAGCCAGCAAGACTGGATAAAACCAGGTTAATACTTAATTATACAGTATCTGATTGCTCTCTACTCACTGGTCATAGTGGTGGTACTTTGTGTGGTGGTTTGTTGTCTGACAGTGATGTGAACAGGCATCATAAGGTCTCCCACTCCACACCTGTACCAGccagtgttctccatcttcagTCCACTCATAGTCACCGTTAGGATGTTTCCTCTGGTGGCATCAGTGGTCTGATGTAGGGTCACTGATTTTCCCTCTGTAGTCCCAGAATTCTCCCACACACATTGGACACGAACACAAATCCTACACCACTTCCTATTTCCAGTGTCACTATAGTAACATTTTACAATGACCCTCCCTCCTTCAACTCCAGTCACCTCCTGTTGGTCCACATAGAGTTCTTGAGTACCTGAACACAGAGGTACAGACACCAAAGAAGGTCCTGAGTGATCAAGTGTTTTTTTGTAACAATTGACCACAAATATCATAATGATGATATGATGTATAGAGAACAGAAAGTAGACATATACCAACACCCCTCATGTCATCTTGAACAATAATTGTGATACCAGTAAATGAAACCAGAACACCAGTCATGTAATCATGTGGAAGAGTTGCAGGGATCTTACCTGCAGTGACAGATAGTTGGAATCTTTCTATCATGACATCTGATCCACCATTGATCACAAACCACCCGTAACTTCCAGAGTCCACTGGCTCCAGATCAGTCATGGTCACAGTGATTGTTTGCTTGTTGATGTCATCAGAGATTGAGGCCTTATCTGTGCTCTTGAAAGGGTCAGGGGAGCATATTCGCCAGTGACCTACTTTACACAAGTATTTCACATGTGGTTTGTATTTCAGATCATAGCGACATGGGATGGTGATGGAACCTCCTGTCTTCACAGACACACGATAAGCACCTGTCGAcacaacaacagaaaacaaatTAGATTGGAATTCAAGCAAATTCTCAGCAGAAAAGTCACATTCCATCTGGACTATAATGAATTTAATATAGGAAGTGTTATTGATAAGACAAGCTCCCATCCAAATCTTCCAACAGTCCTACCTGTGGGGTTAGTTTCAGGTAAATGTTGTGATTTTTCAGCcactcctgaacctgtgaccagtaACCACCTTCATAGCGGCAATACCAGAATAAGTGATTTtatgattctgtctctttgcagcaaaatctgcagataTAAGAtggttgtatgccccatatacaTAACATTCACTAGGCGGTGGcaagaattttgtagaatagttTAAAGTTTAAGTTTTGAATCAAGagttgttttgtgtatcagttcagtTTGGGAATAAGCCTTCTTCCATGGAATAGGATCCCTAttttctcccccttccacttgcctcttccatttttgcagtAATGCTGTAATCAGTTGGTTGTATATTTTTGTTAggtgcatgtgtgacataactccaccattcCTATTCATAATTTCATTAATAAAGATAATTAATTTATTCCTTAAACAATGTATATTTTTTCTcgatcaattagtatatttgagttaaaccataatatttgttcaaatatttgttctgtcttttctggaggATGAATCTGGAATTGCAACCAGcgttgtatggtttgttttagAAAGGGTGATATTCTTACCTGAATtaactgaaagtgagaggttgtagtCTGGATAAAGGGGAAAAGTCAATTTTCAACAATGGGTgagccattcttactaatctaCTTCATAACAAGTTCGgctttaagtataacttttgtgtGACTGATGCTTTAGTGAGAGGTtgaatgctttaatatttaatcattttagcCCTCCGAACTCATGTTTATTATATAAATAAGCACGTTTAATTTAATCTtgtttgccattccaaataaagtgaaatatttttttgctcatataattttaAAAACATATCGTTTGGCGTAGGCAGTGCCATAAGTAagtaggtaaactgggatatgataAGGAATTAATCAACCATTCAATTATTTATTTAGGGATATGAAtaatggtacatttatcatagtttggttgtaatccagaggtTTAAAAAAATTATCTAGATCCTCTGTGAGGCTGTGCAGGGATCCAAATTACGTATTTAAGAGAACTTGACTCATCATTGCAAAATTATACcgttgtttttaagccctggatttctagtTCCTCTAttttattgttggatctgattttaataatagctaacatttcgattgccataataaatagatacaCCAACAGTGGACAACCTTCTTTTGCTCCTCTTTACAGTTGAATACTTTCTAAAAAGTAGCCATTAATTATACATTTTACACCTGGAGTTGCATTTCATAACtctaacccattgtataagagatagTCCTAAATTAAAATAGCCCAGGAATTTATAAATAAattcgtactttatcaaaagcctttttaaATTCTGCTATGAATACCAGACCTGGCATCCTAGGtttttcatagtgttctgttgttcCAAGTACTTTACTATGTTATCTCCATTGTATCTTCCATGtaaaaaaaacctgtctgatcatgtcacgtctactcccgctccccctctccggtGTTGTACCTGCTTCTCGACTCCCAGCGTCTGGCGTTACAAATCAGGATGAATAATATCGGATAACACCTTTTTAATTCTTTGCGCTATGCATTtagctaggatttttgcatcacaacactgaagtgtaagaggcctccagtttATTAGGTGGACTGGATCTGTATACCGATCTCCTGGGTCCTTGGTCCTGGTCCATACTAATCATGGAACTTTGAGTACATCGAAAAAAGGTTGATATATATCTCAACTGGTATGCAAACCAGCCCTGGAGGTGTCATTAGCCTAAAGGCTGCATTGCaccaagaagttcctcctctgcaaTTTGGCCATGACATGAGTCTTTCTGTCCAGTGTTAATTTGACACCAGGGGAAAAAATCCTTACAGTTAACTTCAGTTAGTGGAAATGGATGAGACTGAAAAGATGACATATTCTTGAAGtattttgcttcctctttcaaaatacaaTTTCATTAATCATAGATGACTCCATTTGTAAAACGTTTCTGTAAAGTAttattggtagcatttctatgtttaAGATTCAAaagattttttaaactttttttcccattttccatccagtttgctttattgtTGTAATATATTACTTTTGTTACTTGCTGAATAAGTTACtccatttattttaattttttcccTTATTATCCATCTGTACTGTTATTTCCTCAATTTCCTTTCTTAATATGAACTCTTTTGaccaacattttattttatttaaagatGAGTATTGAATTGCATGACCTCTGGAGGCACATTTGAAAGTGTAACATACAATAagggggatctgctgtacctatgttatgcaGGAAAAAGTCAGTAATAAATACATTTGTCGAGCTTAAAAACAGTTTGTCatccagtaaactttgattacatttccaattcCTTGCTCAAGTTGAATTTCTGAGTCATGTGGAAGCCAATTATTTAATGGTCTGACGTCATTCTGCCCCCTATCAGAACCTGTTTTACGTTTGGAACCAGAGAGaggaaagtagtcaagacgaatAGCTTGATgaagcctcctccatgtatatctcaccagGTCAGGATTTTTAATCCACTAGTTCTAATGTGTCCATGATATTCGTAATTTCCCGAAGTGCATGAGGgtaatagtttgtagtgtgatttccaaTACGTTCCATTGAGGTACTTTACActgtattataatctcccaccataataatacagtcatttgtgtggatcatcattatttcaACCATATAGATTCATTAGCCAAATCTGTTTATAGTCCAATAGCATATTTAAAAGGATCCATcttccttgaggatctgttttGACAACTTGCACATTCGGATCTAAATAAttattaattaatatcatcaccccttttgagtttcttttTTCATGACAGAAATATATTTCTTCCTCCCCGTCCTTTTTTCCACACAAGTTGTTGTAGAGTGAGTCTCCTGTAAATATtagatattatatattttttcttttagccaggtacaaatgtgttgtatttttttaatcatCTGCTAaaccattacaattgtaactggcaaTACTACTtccccacttaccataatgatacCCAAGTTTCAGTTATACTTACCATAATAcatgtttgtaaacgtaccattaaaaatTATACTGATGATTGAGTGTCCATATAACTGTACCATAATATTTGCACTGTTAAGCATTACTGTAGCTGCAACTGTGTAGTCCTCCAATATTACACCCGCTATAAAATCCCCCCACATCTGGGAGGTCTGTTGTCCTTGAGACCATTAGAACACCATCCTGAACCATGACACCCTTTGTCCGAAGCAAACCGTTGGCCGCCGTTTAGCGTAGCCCAGAGGGAAATGTTGGCCGTCCCATGAGAACCTAACTCAATACTGCTACCCTTCACTCACACATTCAAAGCCCAACAGGTCTATTGCATGTCTATGAGGGTGCTTCTTAAAGGGGAGCGGGGTAAAAAGAGAAAATATAATGAAataatatatagcctaataataataataatattagaaCATAATAATAACAGCACAAAATTATAGATTCATGTTCATATTAAGATAATCACAGCACATGCATTTCAGCCCAGTCTGTTCAATTAATTGGACCCAATTGTTCGTAAAATGAACATAATGTAAAAAGAGAATGGTCCTTCTATATAATATCAGTTGTTATTGTCCATTACATGCATGTTTAACCCAGTGTTAACCAGCCAGCCGCTCGCTAGCAGAGTTAACAGAACCCGTTGACACACCCAACCCAAATTGCCGGTGTGTATCTGAACAATAATATCTGCATGTTTGAGATTGAGATGTATTGTTTTCTTGGTGCTAAAATGATAGTGACACTAATTGTTATAGGATCATATAGTCCTACTCCAGTAGAGAACTGGGTTATTAACCCTCCTCATCTATTAATTCTTCATCCTATCCTACTGTAGCCCCTCAGAGCTGTCAATATTCTTTTATCTTCAAATCTATTCCTTACGATTCACATCGGCCAAAAGGACAGCGCAGTCTAACAGCATTAAAGTCCTAATAAACCCCAATCTCAGtcttcaaaatattttttttttttaagtcagccTTACCCATTTTCTCCTTCCCATAAATCTAAACCTAATTTTAAAGTCCACATAGTCCAACGTTCTGTATTGCATTAGTAAAAAACGAAAACCATCATGCGTTAAAAaatacagtaataataatataggaTTGTAATGTGTGGT is a genomic window of Salvelinus alpinus chromosome 18, SLU_Salpinus.1, whole genome shotgun sequence containing:
- the LOC139544578 gene encoding CMRF35-like molecule 1, which produces MVSHLSLSLLLFFIFSRLSGAYRVSVKTGGSITIPCRYDLKYKPHVKYLCKVGHWRICSPDPFKSTDKASISDDINKQTITVTMTDLEPVDSGSYGWFVINGGSDVMIERFQLSVTAGTQELYVDQQEVTGVEGGRVIVKCYYSDTGNRKWCRICVRVQCVWENSGTTEGKSVTLHQTTDATRGNILTVTMSGLKMENTGWYRCGVGDLMMPVHITVRQQTTTQSTTTMTTTKAPTTEQSSFSPTAEPVQTDNTVQGPEGGKEKDSVSSIDLKMLLIPLGMLVVVISGVLVTWKMWRKHKDNKAMDQTTNTSGDPFSVNGDDVMYSTVVTKRRNQLNVQTKAEPDDNVVYSSLALQLDPFPANGDDVTYSTVVPKRRNQLNVQTKAEADDIVVYSSLA